CAACCCAGACAGATCCCTGTGGAGTTCAGAGGGATGAACCTACTGTTCCCATAACACACTGTCATGGCTGCaatgttgaagaaaaacatatacatgATTATTTAATGTGACCTGACATATGTTCCGGGTCAACATGTGTTACAATACAGCCGGTCTGCTCTGCCACAGTGGATACTCATTATGTCGGTTGTCTCTTCAGGTGCTGTGGGAAATCACCCGTTTCTTCCTGCTGGCGATTGAGCTCAGTGTTGTCATCTTGGGACTTGCTTTCGGTTAGTTTGCTCGGCTGGTTTCAGTTCCcatttactgtgtgtttgaACCATTGTggtatttctgtctctttgcacATGATGCGTCTATTTCAAATGTTCAGTTAAAAATGCCCCTTTTCAGCCCTGAGTCTACTTATGAATTTAACTGAACGCCTGTatagtttttgtttctgttaagcctctttctttattcatttatcaggTCACCTGGAGAGCAAATCCAGTATAAAGCGAGTGCTCGCTATCACTGCTGTGCTGGCTCTGGGCTACTCCATCACACAGGTAATGAGGGATGATAGCATGATGATGATAGGAGTTGTCATTCTGAATTCattgaaaataatatattgttgATATATTGTTCTAGGGCACTCTAGAGATCCTGTATCCAGACAGTCACCTGTCTGCTGAGGACTTCAACATCTACGGTCACGGAGGACGGCACTTCTGGTTGGCCAgctcctgcttcttcttcctGGTTGGTAACCTGTAACTATGCAACAGAAGCAGCAtggggaataaaataaaactcatccTTGACAGATACCCGATAACTGATGTCTAACAAAAGATTGATGAtgtaatcctttttttatttttataggtGTACTCTTTGATTGTGATCTTGCCTAAAACTCCAGTGAGGGAGAGGATATCTCTTCCATGTAAGTTACAGACTTCATCGCAGAAGAGATCAGAAATAAGATTTAAGGTTTAAAAGATTTGCATTTTGTCTCATGTAATCCATTGAAATAGACAAGGATTTTTAGTAATGTGCTTTTTTACCACTGCATGATGCCATATAATTGAAAGAATTTGTCCTCTGTTGCCCATTAATCTTTGTTTTACTTCCTTTGCCCAGCTAAGAGGAGTTTCTATGTGTATGCTGCCATTCTGTCTTTACTGAACCTCGTCCAGGGACTGGGCAGTGCCCTGCTATGTGCTGGAATCATAGAGGGACTCTGGTCAGTATTATCATCTTAAGTATTATACCAATACATTGACCTGTGTGAGTATTTTAGGAAGAATAAGAGATTTTTTGCTTCAGAGTAACTGTGGGTATAAAGGGTTGGATTTACGCTTTTTAGAAAAATGTCTTGAATGGGtggttgttttttaaaccttcttgttgttgatttttttttttgtctgagaaGCAACTAGGGGGATGACTGACTGTTTTGGTGGGGCCTATGACGGTCAGTGAAGTTTAAGGGGGATATGAGAACATAACAGATGTTTTGCTTTTGGATAGAACTTTCCTTTGGGCAGAAACCTTTTAGTTGTGATTTCTGTATCTACTGAGGCTGATATTGTGCTTCTGTCTTTAACTTTTAATGAGATTGTTCACAAAGTGTGAAACctgtctttattttgtgttttctgaaacaGCTGTGTCGATGTCACCACCTTCCTGTACTTCTCCGCCTTTGCGCCGCTCATTTATGTCACATTCCTTAAGGGCTTCTTTGGGTTTGTACAAGGAATCGTGCAACATACACAGAATACTTTATATTTGCACTTGCACCAGTTGACCttgtttcttctttatttaactACTTTCTTCTTTTCCACAGTTCTGAGCCCAAGATCCTGTTCTCCTACAAGTCACAGATGGATGAGCCGGATGAAAGTGACGTCCACCTTCCCCCGACCGTCGCTACAACCATTGGCCGTAAGGAGCTCACTGACCAGGGCCTGTTCTACTCCTCCACCCAGATTGATGGCTCTGGTCCCAGCAGCTCTCGTATGGTTGGAGCATACCTAGATGATGTTGCCTCCGGACCCTATGGGTCCAGCAGCATTAACAGCATTGAAGCCGACCGCTGGAGACCTATCAACGCATGAATGAAGAGGGGAATGGAAGAAGAGAGGTTGTTATAACAGCTGGACTTACATGTTGTGCGTGTGTAATGCAGgctggcaaaaaaaatgcagaacaaAGTAGTTGGACAGCAAGAACGGGTAATCTTTGTCTTGCTTTGACGCCAGGATAAGTTAACGAGTGGACACTTAAGGAGGTACCTTTGCTAGCCAATTATCTGAAGGACTGTGAATTTAGCAACTGCTTTTGTAACACTGTTGCCAGAGTGCACTGCTGCTGTAGCGCCACACTAGGAGTACTGTCGTTGATTGTGGCACCGTATGGATTCTGTTCAACGTGCTCTTAAATGTGGGAGCTTACTGACTCGTCTCAGTACAATTTTTGTCATTCCAGCATCGAGCATTGACAGCGTAATCTCCAACAATTAAGTTTTAACCCCATTTTAAGCACCCAAGTCTTTGAAATCTTACATTCTTTTGATGGAACCTCAACATCTGTTCATTCCAACTAAACGCTTTGAGTGACAGCATCTCAACTCGCTTTATACGCAGCCTTCTATTAGATCTGTGACTCAACTGGCTGGCTCTCTAGAAAGGGCACCAACAAGTGCTGGTTAATTTTGATTGGTGTACTGCTTATGAAAAAGGAACAAGTGaaaggtgtttgtgtgaggtGTGTCACTGCAATATGATAAGCAAATCATTAATACCTTTGCATTAATGCTTCAGATCCCAAACCACCTGTAACGCTCTCTACCAGGAATGGCTGAGACACCAGAGCTATAAGCTTGTTATCTGTCATTTCTGtcctctttaatttattttggaCTTTTGCTTTAATTTCTTATTCCAGAGTAATCATTCCTGCAACTGAAAGCACATTTGTTAGCttcataatcatttaaaatgagttATTACGTGTGATATTTGAtcaacaaactttttttgtgtattcCAAATTAGACATGCTCTCATTCCATATCAGCATATCCAGTTCAGCTCTGATTGCTGCAAAAGGGTTGCTGtaacaaagcttttatttttatgccaatgtcttttttcccccaaaagtGTTATTACAAGTGCTCAAATTAGACCATAATGTATCGCTAAATGTTATGGTATCAAATGATGGTATTGATACAGTGTAATTATATAGATTATAACTACATACTAAGAGAGGCTCAGGCAACTGGTATGTCAAAGACGGGTCATTATAAGACGGTGTCAAGAGAAAACTACTGGACTGTGGCAGAGCAAATTTTCCACTATTATCAGATTTGGACTTGAGTTATTTACTTCTTTGTTCAGCTCATGAATTCAGTTATTTCACATCTCTTAGTATTAATACAATATCCTACTTAAGTCTTTATGGACCACCACTCATCACATGTATGTATTCTTACCAAGAAACTATGATGTATGTGAGTTTCCCCCTTAAAATGCTACATGTTTGGTATGAATGGATTGCTGTATTTAAGCTAGCAGTATTCATAGATAGTGGTGACCTGTATGCAGAAAAACATAGAgataccttttattttttcatcattttaaagcaaCAGCTTCGTAAAGAAGTGTTGTATATCCAAGAAATTACAGTATTTGCCTGACTCttagaaatattatatattcaaattTGAGTGCTGGTGATAACTGCTTTATAACCTGGTTATAAAGTTAGAATGGTGATCGGGAAATCAGTTTTGCTGATTCATGACATGGGTTGACAAGGTGCATCGTTATGgaagtcctctctctctctctctcttggtaGATTTTTGGTGTTGAAATCTTTTTGCAAATGATCTGTAAATTTGCCTTTTTAAGTGCATTGATTGTATAATATTCAGCCCATATTAATGCAATGTATTGAGCATTCCGTGACCTCCAGAATAAACCTTGGACTCTTTCGTTTGTGTTTTTGGGGGATTGAACAAGACACTACACCCTGGTTGGTTTTAAGTAATTCAGTACTTTCATTTTTAGGACTCCACTCTGTGGTTCATTATTGCAACTACACTATTATTGCAAAAGAGAAATAGCTTTTGCTTCATAAACATGTATGTTCTCATTTGTTGACGACACATGCTCTGTTTCCTTCAAGAGCTGTGGTTTCcttatgttgtgtttgtctttaaacGTTTCACATCAGCCAAGGCTAGTTGAACTACAATTCCCATCGACCCTGTAATTCATGGGACTACAAGTCATGAGTCTGAATTACTTTATCCGACCAATCAGACGGGAGGATACTGTAGCGCCAGTTTGACCTTTATTGGATTATTTCAACCACTGGAGGCGACTCCAGCTGCTCTCACATTTATGTCATATCACCAGACAAggtttttattaatattctcCCACCAGGTGTGAGCAGACTGCTGGTGAAGATGGGAGGTAACGGCAGCACGTCTCGGAAAGTGTCGTTCGGACTCGACGAGAACGAGAAGGTCACGGTAATAGAAGGAGTAAAGGTAGATACAACGCAATGTTTactcttattattcttatttaaattCAGATATGATACTGGGCAATGTCGACCAGAGCTAATGACGGTTAGCTAGTGACGTCAGGCTTTAGGCTGACCGGTCCCGTGTCCTCAGATGAACCCGGGTCAGACCCTCCTGTCCTCCGTGACCGTTACTTGGTAAATGAGCTGAGTCAGCATTATGACAGCTGGGTGAGTTATGACGTCATTACGCAGACATTACGACGTCATTACGCAGTGCAACTTGAACTTGCTGTCACAGGGGTCTTCAACGTGTTTCAGGCCAAGGACCCCCAAACTgatagagagatggagcagggaACCCCTtactatatatattgtataaaattgtgttttatattaaactgggcCTAGTGCCATGTatacacatacattacattacagtcatttagcagacgcttttatccaaagcgacttacaggaagtgtattcaacataggtattcaagagaactactagtcaccagaagtcataagtgcatctcctttcttaaacaagcatcttaaagcataaaccagagcaaaagtatagtgcagaggcaaattactacgaaaacaataattgcaacagactaatccgaatataataagtgctacaaactactacgaataggataagtgcagtaaacaaatacaaattcaataagtgcagcgaactgatacgaatacagtaagtgcagcgaactgatacgaatacagtaagtgctacgaggaaggctcagggtagtacttcttgagtaacataccttgttattgtgcattcaatactaagctattcaaataatacacaggttcatatattcatgtttttattttaaacatttattttataaatggcCGTGCCACTGCCATTTATAAACATTACCTTGTCAACTGATACCAATGCCAATATCAACATTGTCGTAAAGCAAGTGTGTGACTTGCTCAAGGGCATTTCAGCAGTCTAGTTGATGGACTCTTAAACTTGTGAGCCTTTAATCTGATGCTTTTCAAAGACACCCAAATGGCTTGTATCTGTGTTCATGTGCACATTTCTCACATTCCTGTCCAGCTCTCAGAGGAGGTGCTCCGGAGGATGAGGGAGTCTGAGGGGTCTGACAGCGCCAAGCCACCAAGTAAGTCCCAGTCAAAGTCCTTCTCCCTTCTCACAGAGCTCCCACTGGGAGGCCCAGTGTGTAAGCAAACATGTCCTCGTATAGTGACTGAGGAGAACAGAACAGCATCAATAAAGGTCAATTCTAATGctgtgtggggttttttttttaaggtcgTTAATTATAGAAAAGACAGAATATAGTAAACCTAAACTGTGGGATTTGGTAACCCATATGTATTTACACTGGGTTTCAGAGAGTTTGCATTTGGAGGTGTCCAACTGTGTTGCTCAAATAAACGTTACTGGAATACTGTTAATGCAGAAGTTGTTTCtaaatataacttaaataaagttacatttagcATAACTTGATAAGTTGGTCGGCCATTAGAGAGAGACCAGTAACTTACTGCTCCTGCTACTCTGTTCTGCAAACTGATCCATATTGTAATTGCTAATAGTATTGATATTCtactcattttattttcagatccAAAACCAACAGGACCCTCCCCTACAGAAGTCCAGGAAGAAATCCGCAAAAAGTAGGTTTTCATAATGGCAAGGTCACTGTCCCTTTTTGTTGTTATCTTGCCATATAACTTTGCATACAACTTATGCATTGGTATTGGCTAACTTGGAATTAGATGCCCCCCTCAGATGTCAATTGATTATTGCAACTTGTGCAGAATATTTGATCCTATGCCATGAAAATATTTAGGCCCTCTAGGTTGACACAGGCAACTTATAGCCAATTGAGGTGACAGATGTATGAAATAGCAGGCACTTGATACTAATGTGCAATGTTTATGGAGAACACACATGTGCAGGGTGACCTATCAACACTGCCTGTGCCGgcttattctgtctgtacagcAGGCGTGTTGCTATGCTGCTGGAATGCTCATATACTATCCTGAACCTCTATAGATTTACTTGTTAGCAAGTCCAACAATTCTTAGCTACTCTCACTGTAATGCTGTTTCCTGAAATATTTGTTCGACATAGTAGacagtatattattatatttactcAGTTCTTACTGATGTAGTTGCATGTTGTTAAAGACAATTAGAGATTTACAGAAATGAAATCTTGGTCAAGATACCAGTTGTTACAGATACTGTAGAAGAAGTAAATATCCCTGCAATAAATGTTTGTGCAATGGATATATGTTCACACGTGTATTTGTAGTGTGATTCAATACTAtactgttttttcccccacaataAACCCTAAACTAATTTGATATTAATGTTGTGCTTTCATTGGATTCCACCCAGCAATTCATGAAtgctttaatttgtgtttttatgttttattggcTTTTAGAGGCTTCATCCCAAAAATATTGGTATTTGTGTTGATCAACAGAATCGTATATCTCTTGCTACCTTGCTGGGTAGCTCTGTGTGCGGACAAGAACTTGCATGTTTAGCAGACTTTCACTGGATGAACGAAGGTTAAAATATTGCTTATCTTCCCCTAATTCAGCTTTGAGCGTCAACAGGCTCAGGTTCAGGAGCAGTTGGCCAGACTAGcccagaaggagagagagactgcagcAACCACGGGCCTGGTTGGGCTGACCCCTGCCCTCCTCGTCGAGAAAGGAAAAGCCCATGAAGATCAAGAAAAGGCCAAGATACTGGTTAGtgtattttttgggggtctATTCCATGAGTCAGCTGCACTTTCCACTTGTGGGCCTGATGAGTTGTGATTTAATTGTTCTGAATATCCAACAAAACTATTGATTCATATAGACTTTCGTCCTTTCTCCTTGTTTTGTAAGCGTCTCATCTGAAACTGCAACAGACAGTGGCACCCAtcaattatttttaacaaaaatgtgtacatttaatCTTAATTTTCTGGCTGTTTTCACCAAACCTATCTTGGTAAGATCCTGTTGCATTTTTACGCTAAAACTTGGCATCGCCTCAATTAAACTTGTGTTATCTCAGTGGGAGATATAAACACGaatatttgtttcttaacaaacaaacacatttgttttattagagTTTTAAAACAACTTGTCTGATCCATAATTTTACAGTTTCTTATCAATttatgtcagtgttttattttttacttaggCAGGTTGAGTCCTTAACTAAACTTAAGGGGTGAAATAggcaaacattttaatattttaaaaatagacaCATCATTTTGTGTGACACTTTTAATTCTcaaatttcataaaatatatgtatataaataaaaaaaattgtcttttaaGGCAAAGACACAACTTTCTAAATTCAGACTATGACTTGATTACACATTTGACCATAATCATTATTTAGCAGGAGCAGTAGATTTCCCTTCCTCCAGGAACACTTTGTAGAACTCAACAGCACCCTCTACTGTTAAGATTTTGAATGGCACCTCTGGACCTATTTAATTATTAGGTTGTACATCTACAACCCTGGTTTCTATACTGCAGAGGGCAagccaaacacatttttgttaaagcaGACTATCAAACATTCAAGTAAAAGTGATTAGAATTTTCTAAATATGATTCTCTGCCTGTTGTTTAATTGTTAGTAACTTTGTAGTTGACATGCCTCATGTTCAGTGTCACATTGTTGCGCTTTTCAATGATTGTGCTATTTTTCTATTCCTAATATAGCATAGTTTTtcatccatctgttttttttaaatatttgactaCACTCAGTTTAACCTCGATTTTGCATCTATTTGTCAttgtcaaaagaaaacataatactAACggtaaataataacaataatcagtTTTCACAGCTGTTACATTTGTTTCCGACTACCCTCGATGACAGAATCCCTGGGCTGAACTGTTAATGTACGTGGTTTGGGAGCAATATAATGCAGAGACGTACTAGTatctgtttagtttagtttagtctagtttatttgcacaatttaaaaattcacaaacataacagagttaaagaaggagggagaggcaggaaacccactgggcttatttgaagcctcaacttaaataatgttaaaatttCATAATATTACAGAGAACACAAACTTAATATACATAAGATATGACTACCTAGTATTGATGacaaagtattttaacaaaatataggatcaacaacaacaatacattaTCATCAATGAAAACCTATTTTTATCAGAGCGAGGAATGGTCCTTGTTGTCTGTTGGGTAAAAGTCTGATCATCCATCCAACAATGTTGTCTTCTACTATGAATGATAACACTTATTCCCGTCGCAGTCACATGGTTCACATGGTTCACGTGCATTTCTGTAATCTGATTCCCCCCTGCCTTCTAGCAGTAGCTTGGTTTCCAAAGCGCCATGTAAACCAGAAACGTATTATGCGTTTTGTGTATACTTTAGATAAAGCCGTTGCGTTGGTTGTTGTTTGCGTGTGCCCCTGTAATAGCTCTGCTTTGtcactgttttaaatgtgcttgTTGAGAGATACCCCTGTCAAACTCAGATTGATAATGAGTCAATCAACAGTGCCGTGTGTGAGAGCAAAAGAGAGGTGATTGCCAgagagatttgtgtgtgtttgtcaacCCAGTTTTTCATGTTACTTACATGTCTATATTGATGAGCAGTGATCTATTGCTGATCATTAATTtgcttttccctttttttacaTGCTCTGCTTTGTACACATTGAACACTGT
This portion of the Anoplopoma fimbria isolate UVic2021 breed Golden Eagle Sablefish chromosome 17, Afim_UVic_2022, whole genome shotgun sequence genome encodes:
- the chchd6b gene encoding coiled-coil-helix-coiled-coil-helix domain containing 6b isoform X1 — protein: MGGNGSTSRKVSFGLDENEKVTVIEGVKLSEEVLRRMRESEGSDSAKPPNPKPTGPSPTEVQEEIRKNFERQQAQVQEQLARLAQKERETAATTGLVGLTPALLVEKGKAHEDQEKAKILAKQLTRKEKELASISSFYKEQLEILEKKNLDNYKQTAEQYNEAATKAEAHIRPRQTASVCTELQAKVLQCYRENPQQTLHCSSLARQYMTCVQQSKKSSLTNHG
- the tpra1 gene encoding transmembrane protein adipocyte-associated 1 homolog, yielding MLATVTAVVRFAQYNGSTSPTPLENTSTFPTWQPDTEANISKPHKCLQVLYEDIGDSRVRFWDILLLVPNVAFFVFLMWKLPSARAKIRLTSSPIFVTFYLLVFVVAAVGITRAVVSMTVSASSAATIIDKVLWEITRFFLLAIELSVVILGLAFGHLESKSSIKRVLAITAVLALGYSITQGTLEILYPDSHLSAEDFNIYGHGGRHFWLASSCFFFLVYSLIVILPKTPVRERISLPSKRSFYVYAAILSLLNLVQGLGSALLCAGIIEGLCCVDVTTFLYFSAFAPLIYVTFLKGFFGSEPKILFSYKSQMDEPDESDVHLPPTVATTIGRKELTDQGLFYSSTQIDGSGPSSSRMVGAYLDDVASGPYGSSSINSIEADRWRPINA
- the chchd6b gene encoding coiled-coil-helix-coiled-coil-helix domain containing 6b isoform X2, with the protein product MGGNGSTSRKVSFGLDENEKVTVIEGVKLSEEVLRRMRESEGSDSAKPPNPKPTGPSPTEVQEEIRKNFERQQAQVQEQLARLAQKERETAATTGLVGLTPALLVEKGKAHEDQEKAKILAKQLTRKEKELASISSFYKEQLEILEKKNLDNYKQTAEQYNEAATKAEAHIRPRQTASVCTELQAKVLQCYRENPQQTLHCSSLARQYMTCVQQSKSSLTNHG